Proteins encoded within one genomic window of Trichomycterus rosablanca isolate fTriRos1 chromosome 7, fTriRos1.hap1, whole genome shotgun sequence:
- the si:dkeyp-110g5.4 gene encoding uncharacterized protein si:dkeyp-110g5.4 isoform X2, which translates to MSCIENTEVYIPQEASITTVPVQALPRSIRKKVLTGPLHLHGDQPATFITPVELRGIGTTQNPSQLPLGQNRLPVVTSNLTALLLIKRLVHSGEISLQFSEPRADRLLYNGRNSIVVYDGKLFLSVRKKRPRDWPMDPPSSTLPEREAPPPDSPENLDGGTDDVIDSGTSGGGTGEAKDHGKCIEDAQEEANDEPTEEEPEAPTPTRDVSTNTISLIAKIKQELDRENQLAWAETSAAGDDREDDHANAECLSGRRQISQSYADELSGDVAHHGNRVNKTNADAGNAERRSDRTRNAKMFRGASDDANQSTENVKSGDEVLETLGGKNVPEKANSNGADAESCVKTKLAEANRVNSDVEIADAKTSSKLPINISDDVNTIVTSTEHPVYAKFSGTESQSDKNKRCEDVGEIAEASAGGLAGESQDTAAISQTENRPGKTEGGESHTVSIELVSDKTGDMDCVKSRSGGVQGSLAHDDVLNSPDDVVEVGESRVESQTSRDAKSAGKLACRKRLSFGNAEEKLNSEPGDDLIMEERGAKATSSVEIVEIDDDDDRVCVARKNRANAKRVRFKDEVVECRDTPAGSDDVIIIDDDEQNDTDVENDDGDEVEIVELAERQAESRGNARSGDAEESPAKMNASKRKISNSGNDSKSSVKSQISEVQSLAAKRFKQNDSDYDEERKDRSARASETSDDSSSESELVIDLHRSDARPPGQVDANMEDLDIAEADDDHELQDVATVERSANEKPRVHNQANEENDEIQREKNYANGDETRAQNDTNETGSVAKASGSNTESLLDKLRSAVANSEAQTSSSSDAEPMEVVPDDLDVSGAASYANEETFASSDNDQADASPEVSISGVDVEENVSENQSAAAGSSEAANQSEAQQGACVQADLAPPPADGGSGYAELNRQENITLLRRRLRGMEDKLNAMINRR; encoded by the exons ATGTCCTGTATAGAGAACACTGAAGTGTACATCCCTCAGGAGGCGTCCATCACCACCGTCCCCGTACAGGCACTTCCCCGCTCCATCAGGAAGAAAGTCCTCACCGGTCCTCTCCATCTCCACGGCGACCAGCCCGCCACATTCATCACCCCGGTGGAGCTGAGAGGAATCGGAACCACCCAGAACCCCTCTCAGCTCCCTCTGGGTCAGAACCGGCTGCCGGTCGTGACCTCTAACCTCACGGCGCTCCTCCTAATTAAGAGACTTGTTCACTCGG GTGAAATCTCGCTGCAGTTCTCTGAACCTCGAGCGGATCGACTTCTCTATAACGGGAGGAACTCCATCGTCGTGTACGACGGGAAGCTCTTCCTGTCTGTGAGGAAAAAGAGGCCTCGCGATTGGCCGATGGACCCGCCGAGCTCCACCCTACCTGAGCGTGAAGCCCCGCCCCCGGACTCGCCTGAGAACCTG GACGGAGGGACTGATGATGTCATCGACAGCGGGACAAGTGGGGGCGGCACCGGTGAAGCAAAGGATCATGGGAAATGCATAGAGGACGCGCAAGAGGAAGCTAATGATGAACCAACGGAGGAGGAACCCGAAGCACCAACGCCGACGAGAGACGTTAGCACTAACACAATTAGCTTGATTGCAAAGATCAAGCAGGAACTGGATCGTGAAAACCAGTTAGCGTGGGCGGAAACTAGCGCAGCCGGCGACGACAGAGAGGACGATCACGCTAACGCAGAGTGTTTATCTGGGAGACGTCAGATTAGCCAAAGCTACGCAGACGAACTGAGCGGTGACGTAGCTCACCACGGAAACCgcgtaaataaaacaaacgctGACGCAGGAAACGCAGAGAGACGCTCAGACAGAACCAGGAATGCTAAAATGTTCCGCGGCGCTTCAGATGATGCTAATCAGAGCACAGAAAACGTTAAAAGTGGCGACGAGGTTTTGGAAACTTTAGGTGGGAAAAACGTCCCAGAAAAAGCTAATTCAAACGGAGCAGACGCTGAAAGTTGCGTTAAAACAAAGCTAGCTGAAGCTAATCGCGTAAACAGTGACGTTGAGATCGCGGATGCTAAAACTTCCAGTAAACTTCCAATCAACATTTCAGACGATGTAAACACAATCGTAACAAGCACTGAACATCCTGTTTATGCTAAGTTTAGCGGAACTGAGAGTCAGTCAGACAAAAATAAACGCTGTGAGGACGTCGGCGAGATCGCAGAAGCGAGCGCTGGTGGATTAGCGGGCGAAAGTCAGGATACCGCCGCGATATCACAAACTGAGAATCGTCCAGGAAAAACAGAAGGCGGTGAAAGTCACACTGTTAGCATTGAGCTAGTTTCAGACAAAACGGGTGACATGGATTGTGTTAAATCTCGTAGCGGCGGAGTTCAGGGTTCGCTAGCACACGACGACGTTTTAAACTCACCGGACGACGTGGTAGAAGTCGGTGAGAGTCGAGTCGAGAGTCAGACGAGCAGAGACGCCAAATCCGCGGGGAAATTAGCCTGCCGTAAGCGTCTGAGTTTTGGAAACGCAGAAGAGAAGCTAAACTCAGAACCCGGCGACGATCTAATAATGGAGGAACGCGGCGCTAAAGCTACCAGCAGCGTAGAAATCGTAGAGATCGACGACGACGACGATCGAGTTTGTGTCGCTAGGAAGAACCGCGCTAATGCTAAGAGAGTGCGCTTTAAAGACGAAGTCGTCGAGTGTCGCGATACGCCGGCAGGAAGTGATGACGTCATAATCATCGATGACGACGAGCAAAACGACACAGACGTTGAAAATGACGATGGCGATGAAGTGGAGATCGTGGAATTAGCCGAGCGCCAAGCTGAAAGTCGTGGAAACGCTAGGAGCGGCGACGCTGAAGAATCTCCGGCTAAGATGAACGCCAGCAAACGTAAAATTAGCAACAGCGGAAACGACTCCAAGAGCTCTGTTAAATCTCAGATTAGCGAAGTCCAGAGTTTAGCAGctaagcgctttaaacagaacgaTAGCGATTATGATGAAGAGCGGAAGGATCGTAGCGCTAGAGCTAGCGAAACTAGCGATGATTCATCATCTGAATCTGAACTAGTCATAGATTTGCATAGAAGTGACGCGCGTCCACCCGGGCAAGTCGATGCTAATATGGAAGATCTGGACATCGCGGAGGCGGATGATGATCACGAACTTCAAGACGTAGCGACTGTCGAACGTAGCGCTAACGAGAAGCCGCGGGTTCATAATCAAGCGAACGAAGAAAACGACGAGATCCAGAGAGAGAAAAACTACGCTAATGGAGATGAAACCCGCGCACAAAACGACACTAATGAGACGGGATCGGTCGCTAAAGCAAGCGGCAGTAACACTGAAAGTTTGTTAGATAAGCTACGTAGCGCTGTAGCTAATAGCGAAGCTCAGACGTCATCTAGCAGCGACGCTGAACCGATGGAGGTCGTTCCCGACGACCTCGACGTCAGCGGTGCTGCAAGTTACGCTAACGAAGAAACGTTTGCTTCGTCGGATAACGATCAGGCTGACGCGTCTCCAGAAGTTTCGATTAGCGGCGTAGACGTCGAGGAGAACGTTAGCGAAAACCAGTCAGCAGCCGCAGGTTCCTCTGAGGCGGCCAATCAGAGTGAAGCCCAGCAGGGGGCGTGTGTTCAGGCCGACCTCGCGCCTCCTCCGGCGGATGGCGGGTCTGGATACGCGGAGCTAAACCGCCAGGAGAACATAACGCTACTGCGGCGGAGACTGAGAGGGATGGAGGACAAACTGAACGCCATGATTAACCGCCGCTAA
- the si:dkeyp-110g5.4 gene encoding uncharacterized protein si:dkeyp-110g5.4 isoform X1, producing the protein MSVRPKPLRDLPRAAHSRPRRSPSCSPAPQYNTQLKCKRWILAPLIMSCIENTEVYIPQEASITTVPVQALPRSIRKKVLTGPLHLHGDQPATFITPVELRGIGTTQNPSQLPLGQNRLPVVTSNLTALLLIKRLVHSGEISLQFSEPRADRLLYNGRNSIVVYDGKLFLSVRKKRPRDWPMDPPSSTLPEREAPPPDSPENLDGGTDDVIDSGTSGGGTGEAKDHGKCIEDAQEEANDEPTEEEPEAPTPTRDVSTNTISLIAKIKQELDRENQLAWAETSAAGDDREDDHANAECLSGRRQISQSYADELSGDVAHHGNRVNKTNADAGNAERRSDRTRNAKMFRGASDDANQSTENVKSGDEVLETLGGKNVPEKANSNGADAESCVKTKLAEANRVNSDVEIADAKTSSKLPINISDDVNTIVTSTEHPVYAKFSGTESQSDKNKRCEDVGEIAEASAGGLAGESQDTAAISQTENRPGKTEGGESHTVSIELVSDKTGDMDCVKSRSGGVQGSLAHDDVLNSPDDVVEVGESRVESQTSRDAKSAGKLACRKRLSFGNAEEKLNSEPGDDLIMEERGAKATSSVEIVEIDDDDDRVCVARKNRANAKRVRFKDEVVECRDTPAGSDDVIIIDDDEQNDTDVENDDGDEVEIVELAERQAESRGNARSGDAEESPAKMNASKRKISNSGNDSKSSVKSQISEVQSLAAKRFKQNDSDYDEERKDRSARASETSDDSSSESELVIDLHRSDARPPGQVDANMEDLDIAEADDDHELQDVATVERSANEKPRVHNQANEENDEIQREKNYANGDETRAQNDTNETGSVAKASGSNTESLLDKLRSAVANSEAQTSSSSDAEPMEVVPDDLDVSGAASYANEETFASSDNDQADASPEVSISGVDVEENVSENQSAAAGSSEAANQSEAQQGACVQADLAPPPADGGSGYAELNRQENITLLRRRLRGMEDKLNAMINRR; encoded by the exons atgagtgtacgtcctaaaccactgagagatctgccaagggcagctcactcgaggccccgacgctcgccttcctgctcgccggcgccacaatataatACACAGTTAAAGTGCAAAA GGTGGATCCTCGCGCCCTTGATCATGTCCTGTATAGAGAACACTGAAGTGTACATCCCTCAGGAGGCGTCCATCACCACCGTCCCCGTACAGGCACTTCCCCGCTCCATCAGGAAGAAAGTCCTCACCGGTCCTCTCCATCTCCACGGCGACCAGCCCGCCACATTCATCACCCCGGTGGAGCTGAGAGGAATCGGAACCACCCAGAACCCCTCTCAGCTCCCTCTGGGTCAGAACCGGCTGCCGGTCGTGACCTCTAACCTCACGGCGCTCCTCCTAATTAAGAGACTTGTTCACTCGG GTGAAATCTCGCTGCAGTTCTCTGAACCTCGAGCGGATCGACTTCTCTATAACGGGAGGAACTCCATCGTCGTGTACGACGGGAAGCTCTTCCTGTCTGTGAGGAAAAAGAGGCCTCGCGATTGGCCGATGGACCCGCCGAGCTCCACCCTACCTGAGCGTGAAGCCCCGCCCCCGGACTCGCCTGAGAACCTG GACGGAGGGACTGATGATGTCATCGACAGCGGGACAAGTGGGGGCGGCACCGGTGAAGCAAAGGATCATGGGAAATGCATAGAGGACGCGCAAGAGGAAGCTAATGATGAACCAACGGAGGAGGAACCCGAAGCACCAACGCCGACGAGAGACGTTAGCACTAACACAATTAGCTTGATTGCAAAGATCAAGCAGGAACTGGATCGTGAAAACCAGTTAGCGTGGGCGGAAACTAGCGCAGCCGGCGACGACAGAGAGGACGATCACGCTAACGCAGAGTGTTTATCTGGGAGACGTCAGATTAGCCAAAGCTACGCAGACGAACTGAGCGGTGACGTAGCTCACCACGGAAACCgcgtaaataaaacaaacgctGACGCAGGAAACGCAGAGAGACGCTCAGACAGAACCAGGAATGCTAAAATGTTCCGCGGCGCTTCAGATGATGCTAATCAGAGCACAGAAAACGTTAAAAGTGGCGACGAGGTTTTGGAAACTTTAGGTGGGAAAAACGTCCCAGAAAAAGCTAATTCAAACGGAGCAGACGCTGAAAGTTGCGTTAAAACAAAGCTAGCTGAAGCTAATCGCGTAAACAGTGACGTTGAGATCGCGGATGCTAAAACTTCCAGTAAACTTCCAATCAACATTTCAGACGATGTAAACACAATCGTAACAAGCACTGAACATCCTGTTTATGCTAAGTTTAGCGGAACTGAGAGTCAGTCAGACAAAAATAAACGCTGTGAGGACGTCGGCGAGATCGCAGAAGCGAGCGCTGGTGGATTAGCGGGCGAAAGTCAGGATACCGCCGCGATATCACAAACTGAGAATCGTCCAGGAAAAACAGAAGGCGGTGAAAGTCACACTGTTAGCATTGAGCTAGTTTCAGACAAAACGGGTGACATGGATTGTGTTAAATCTCGTAGCGGCGGAGTTCAGGGTTCGCTAGCACACGACGACGTTTTAAACTCACCGGACGACGTGGTAGAAGTCGGTGAGAGTCGAGTCGAGAGTCAGACGAGCAGAGACGCCAAATCCGCGGGGAAATTAGCCTGCCGTAAGCGTCTGAGTTTTGGAAACGCAGAAGAGAAGCTAAACTCAGAACCCGGCGACGATCTAATAATGGAGGAACGCGGCGCTAAAGCTACCAGCAGCGTAGAAATCGTAGAGATCGACGACGACGACGATCGAGTTTGTGTCGCTAGGAAGAACCGCGCTAATGCTAAGAGAGTGCGCTTTAAAGACGAAGTCGTCGAGTGTCGCGATACGCCGGCAGGAAGTGATGACGTCATAATCATCGATGACGACGAGCAAAACGACACAGACGTTGAAAATGACGATGGCGATGAAGTGGAGATCGTGGAATTAGCCGAGCGCCAAGCTGAAAGTCGTGGAAACGCTAGGAGCGGCGACGCTGAAGAATCTCCGGCTAAGATGAACGCCAGCAAACGTAAAATTAGCAACAGCGGAAACGACTCCAAGAGCTCTGTTAAATCTCAGATTAGCGAAGTCCAGAGTTTAGCAGctaagcgctttaaacagaacgaTAGCGATTATGATGAAGAGCGGAAGGATCGTAGCGCTAGAGCTAGCGAAACTAGCGATGATTCATCATCTGAATCTGAACTAGTCATAGATTTGCATAGAAGTGACGCGCGTCCACCCGGGCAAGTCGATGCTAATATGGAAGATCTGGACATCGCGGAGGCGGATGATGATCACGAACTTCAAGACGTAGCGACTGTCGAACGTAGCGCTAACGAGAAGCCGCGGGTTCATAATCAAGCGAACGAAGAAAACGACGAGATCCAGAGAGAGAAAAACTACGCTAATGGAGATGAAACCCGCGCACAAAACGACACTAATGAGACGGGATCGGTCGCTAAAGCAAGCGGCAGTAACACTGAAAGTTTGTTAGATAAGCTACGTAGCGCTGTAGCTAATAGCGAAGCTCAGACGTCATCTAGCAGCGACGCTGAACCGATGGAGGTCGTTCCCGACGACCTCGACGTCAGCGGTGCTGCAAGTTACGCTAACGAAGAAACGTTTGCTTCGTCGGATAACGATCAGGCTGACGCGTCTCCAGAAGTTTCGATTAGCGGCGTAGACGTCGAGGAGAACGTTAGCGAAAACCAGTCAGCAGCCGCAGGTTCCTCTGAGGCGGCCAATCAGAGTGAAGCCCAGCAGGGGGCGTGTGTTCAGGCCGACCTCGCGCCTCCTCCGGCGGATGGCGGGTCTGGATACGCGGAGCTAAACCGCCAGGAGAACATAACGCTACTGCGGCGGAGACTGAGAGGGATGGAGGACAAACTGAACGCCATGATTAACCGCCGCTAA